In Oncorhynchus tshawytscha isolate Ot180627B unplaced genomic scaffold, Otsh_v2.0 Un_contig_4016_pilon_pilon, whole genome shotgun sequence, a genomic segment contains:
- the LOC112240274 gene encoding zinc finger protein 664, whose product MSKLHSLNAFLTARLTAAAVDIFGAVEKTITAYQEEVSRSKVENDHLRRLLLDFGFKPDRESQIPDPQQLTVSVSGEEVPSKQEWSDQEDTETIFIPPCVESASDQDSPQSSYLYQIGKNSKRDSLPTNSTEPIKTNHDGEDYGASESTSNSQTMSKSKHTQAKKGQSPLDTGITSELRAPMVAHTGDRPYKCPVCRKRFTNNNHLKTHQRIHTGERPHWCKECGKCFSRKGDLGTHMRTHTGEKPYQCSVCGKSFRRNRLNEHMRVHTGERPYRCADCEKGFISVSDLKRHQRIHTGEKPFRCDSCGKCFSQMTTLKKHMRTVHKKVQLQSSEESPDPC is encoded by the exons ATGTCTAAACTACATTCGTTGAATGCGTTTCTTACTGCCCGATTAACTGCGGCGGCTGTGGATATATTCGGGGCAGTGGAGAAGACTATAACAGCGTACCAGGAAGAAGTCTCCAGATCAAAAGTGGAGAACGACCATCTACGGAGGCTGTTGCTAGATTTCGGTTTCAAACCTGATAGAGAATCACAAATACCAG ACCCCCAGcagctcactgtctctgtctctggagaGGAGGTTCCCTCTAAGCAGGAGTGGAGTGATCAAGAGGACACAGAGACCATATTCATTCCCCCCTGTGTGGAAAGTGCCAGTGATCAGGACTCACCCCAGAGCTCATACCTTTACCAAATTGGGAAGAACAGCAAGAGGGACTCTCTTCCCACCAACTCAACAGAACCGATCAAAACCAATCATGATGGAGAGGACTACGGGGCATCAGAATCAACCAGTAACTCTCAGACCATGTCAAAGTCAAAACATACACAGGCAAAGAAAGGACAAAGTCCTCTTGACACTGGgataaccagtgagctgagagcACCAATGGTGGCTCACACAGGTGATAGACCATACAAGTGCCCTGTGTGCAGGAAAAGGTTTACTAATAACAACCATTTAAAAACACATCAGAGAATTCACACAGGGGAGAGGCCACATTGGTGCAAAGAATGTGGTAAGTGCTTCAGCCGCAAGGGGGATCTGGGAACACACATgaggactcacacaggagagaaaccgtacCAGTGCAGCGTTTGTGGCAAAAGCTTCAGGCGAAACCGACTGAATGAGCATATGAGGGTACACACAGGGGAAAGACCCTATCGGTGTGCCGACTGTGAGAAGGGCTTTATTTCAGTAAGTGACCTAAAACGCCACCAGCGCATTCACACGGGAGAAAAGCCTTTTAGGTGTGACAGTTGCGGAAAATGCTTCAGTCAGATGACAACCTTGAAGAAACATATGAGGACTGTTCATAAGAAGGTTCAATTGCAGAGCAGTGAGGAAAGCCCAGATCCCTGCTAG
- the taldo1 gene encoding transaldolase: MCSVSPDKRRKMESALEQLKKHTVVVADTGDFNAIEEYKPQDATTNPSLILAAAKMAAYQHLVDQAIKYGIAKGGPEEEQVTNTMDKLFVSFGLEILKKIPGRVSTEVDARLSYDKDEMVSRALGLIALYEEAGIKKDRVLIKLSSTWEGIQAGRELEEKHGVHCNMTLLFSFAQAVACAEAKVTLISPFVGRIMDWYKENTAQKSYEAHEDPGVISVTKIYNHYKKYDYTTVVMGASFRNTGEVKALAGCDLLTISPGLLGELSKDHSTVTPMLTVQKAKACDLEKVHLDEKEFRWQHNEDRMAVEKLSDGIRKFAADAIKLETMIKEKMLNVKNGQ, encoded by the exons ATGTGTAGTGTGTCACCAGACAAACGGCGAAAGATGGAGTCGGCGTTGGAGCAGCTGAAGAAACACACGGTGGTCGTGGCGGACACCGGAGACTTCAACG ccattgaagagtacAAGCCCCAGGATGCCACCACCAACCCTTCCCTCATCCTGGCTGCTGCCAAGATGGCCGCCTACCAGCATCTGGTCGACCAGGCCATCAAATACGGCATCGCCAAGGGCGG ACCTGAGGAGGAGCAGGTCACCAACACCATGGACAAGCTGTTCGTGAGCTTCGGCCTGGAGATCCTGAAGAAGATCCCAGGCAGGGTCTCCACGGAGGTAGACGCCAG GCTTTCGTATGATAAGGATGAGATGGTGTCTCGGGCCCTGGGGCTCATTGCCTTGTACGAAGAGGCTGGTATCAAGAAGGACCGTGTTCTCATCAAGCTCTCCTCAACATGGGAAGGCATCCAGGCTGGCAG GGAGCTGGAGGAGAAGCACGGGGTCCACTGCAACATGACCCTGCTGTTCTCCTTCGCCCAGGCAGTGGCCTGCGCCGAGGCCAAAGTCACCCTCATCTCACCCTTTGTGGGCCGTATCATGGACTGGTACAAGGAGAACACTGCCCAGAAGAGCTACGAGGCCCATGAGGACCCAG GTGTGATCAGTGTGACCAAGATCTACAACCACTACAAGAAGTATGACTATACCACGGTGGTGATGGGGGCTTCCTTCAGGAACACCGGGGAGGTCAAGGCCTTGGCCGGCTGTGACCTGCTTACCATTTCCCCTGGCCTACTGGGAGAGCTGAGCAAAGACCACAGCACAGTCACGCCAATGCTCACGGTTCAGAAAG CCAAGGCCTGTGATTTGGAGAAGGTTCACCTGGATGAGAAAGAATTCCGCTGGCAACACAACGAGGACCGCATGGCCGTGGAGAAGCTCTCTGACGGCATCCGCAAGTTCGCTGCCGACGCCATCAAGCTGGAGACCATGATCAAG GAGAAGATGCTGAATGTGAAGAACGGCCAGTGA
- the LOC112240664 gene encoding uncharacterized protein LOC112240664, whose translation MLIQVFLGHLVVALGLLLPYPVCEATSLGAVVNVVPLEKSGGNMVRAHYTVISALPCPTFSGVCQTGEDCVVHTTSLPYTGQKPASGWCVRQWQRTIPSNYKANVNVGSNVNVFLFLWAGPSNQSNPLRLNQPPYCSLPPPLRARVNCPHHFPLTVKDLDGDTVLCRFAQADLGECLDCPQYNFLKMEEETCTLLYNGKSSAGQYSVQLMVEDFSRQTQTNKPKALSSIPLHLSLTVEEASSSCTAEPVTTGLTPTGGATIYVLPYEQINVSVTFHSDLESVSEIVVVGPPGLFRTALETKGSLATMNLTWVRSPSNMPPPLLPLCFLANTNSLQSEPRCVWLYQRQMETFPTGTELTCGETEMHLVLPISTLKNLIVSELQLNHPSCSVTSNSTHVMARISLTGCGTKRVHSGSEMVYTNTLRSVRNTVISRQPTLIMSLACRFPGVEAKGPRYAINMPSEQETFGIIKFWLEFYRPGEGPMANRTKIPKFRHLLPFSQRVRRETSVRTASRLDTLDLHVFSNTSLDRAELMVGKCMESETEDMADSHCILDQGCSAGNGTLEILTSTPTVRVYRINLSTIKTKGTTMHVECTVYLCVTTRPSQKCPDQCDRASSNKVMVDNVLTRSYTVRSGPVSLVPTTAALATTTVVPATTPTGTITATAAPTTTASNAPTEDSNMAVGVVLAVIHVLLQGLLHH comes from the exons ATGTTGATCCAAGTTTTTCTGGGGCACCTGGTTGTGGCCCTAGGTCTGCTCCTGCCCTACCCTGTCTGTGAGGCCACCTCTCTGGGTGCAGTGGTCAATGTTGTCCCTCTAGAGAAGAGTGGAGGAAATATG GTGAGGGCCCACTACACCGTGATCTCTGCCCTTCCCTGTCCTACGTTCTCCGGAGTGTGTCAGACAGGGGAAGACTGTGTCGTGCataccacctcattaccctacacAGGACAGAAGCCCGCCTCAGGCTGGTGTGTCCGCCAATGGCAGAGGACCATTCCCAGCAACTACAAGGCCAACGTGAATGTGGG GTCCAACGTGAATGTGTTTCTGTTCTTGTGGGCTGGACCCTCCAACCAGTCTAACCCATTGAGACTAAACCAGCCCCCTTACTGcagcctgcctcctcctctcag GGCTCGTGTGAACTGCCCACATCACTTCCCACTGACGGTGAAGGACCTGGATGGGGACACAGTGCTCTGTCGCTTTGCCCAGGCTGACCTTGGAGAATGCCTTGACTGCCCCCAGTACAACTTTCTGAAGATGGAGGAG GAGACGTGTACACTGTTGTACAACGGTAAATCGTCCGCTGGCCAATACTCTGTGCAGCTGATGGTGGAGGACTTTTCACGCCAAACCCAAACCAACAAACCCAAAGCACTCAGTTCCATCCCACTGCACCTGTCCCTTACag TGGAGGAGGCGTCCTCAAGCTGCACTGCTGAGCCGGTCACTACAGGACTGACACCAACAGGGGGAGCCACCATCTACGTTCTGCCCTATGAGCAGATCAACGTGTCTGTCACCTTTCATTCTGACCTAGAGAG CGTGTCAGAAATAGTGGTGGTTGGTCCCCCTGGCCTCTTCAGGACAGCGCTGGAAACCAAGGGTTCCCTAGCCACCATGAATCTCACATGGGTCCGGAGCCCCAGTAACATGCCCCCCCCTCTTTTGCCCCTTTGTTTCCTGGCCAACACCAACAG TTTGCAGTCTGAACCCAGATGTGTGTGGCTTTACCAAA GACAGATGGAGACCTTTCCCACTGGAACAG AGCTGACATGTGGGGAGACTGAGATGCATCTGGTTCTCCCCATTTCCACCCTGAAGAACCTGATTGTGTCAGAGCTCCAGCTCAACCATCCTTCCTGTAGTGTCACGTCCAACTCCACCCATGTGATGGCCCGCATCTCCCTGACTGGCTGCGGCACTAAGAGAGTG CACTCTGGTTCAGAGATGGTTTACACCAACACCCTGCGAAGTGTACGCAACACTGTCATCAGTCGGCAGCCCACCCTGATTATGTCGCTCGCCTGCCGTTTCCCCGGCGTCGAGGCCAAGGGCCCGCGGTACGCCATCAACATGCCGTCGGAGCAGGAGACCTTCGGCATCATCAAGTTCTGGTTGGAGTTCTACCGGCCTGGGGAGGGGCCCATGGCTAACAGAACTAAAATCCCCAAGTTCCGCCACCTCCTCCCTTTCTCGCAGCGTGTCCGCCGAGAGACGTCGGTCCGCACCGCGAGCAGGCTGGACACACTGGACCTGCATGTGTTCTCCAACACCTCTCTGGACAGGGCAGAGCTGATGGTGGGCAAGTGCATGGAGTCCGAGACAGAAGACATGGCTGACAGCCACTGTATCCTGGATCAGGG GTGTTCAGCTGGAAATGGAACCCTGGAGATTCTGACTTCAACCCCCACTGTCAGGGTATACCGAATCAACCTGAGCACTATCAAAACTAAAGGAACCACG ATGCACGTGGAGTGTACAGTGTATCTCTGTGTCACCACGAGGCCCTCTCAAAAGTGTCCTGATCAGTGTGACAGGGCCAGCAGCAACAAGGTAATGGTTGACAACGTGCTGACCAGGAGCTACACCGTCCGCTCCGGCCCTGTTAGCCTCGTACCCACCACCGCTGCACTGGCAACTACCACTGTGGTCCCAGCAACCACCCCCACTGGTACCATTACTGCAACAGCAGCACCAACTACAACAGCCTCAAATG CTCCGACTGAGGACTCAAACATGGCAGTGGGCGTGGTCTTGGCTGTCATTCATGTCTTACTTCAAGGCCTGCTTCATCACTGA